One genomic region from Frateuria soli encodes:
- a CDS encoding DUF3102 domain-containing protein, with product MTGASLIAKTAELDELAISIRDCVESAERYAGQAVCEAVSAGRLLARAKQIVPRGEWVTWVTANTPLAVRTAQAYMRLSSKLASLPDEEAQRVALLPIREAMKAITTDPTAPTAMPPMFVSAREPRERYVSQLKQTMRGMNAFITRVNIGELRHTEIEKTRHSLTTALATLDMLEAEFSALSSELERAA from the coding sequence ATGACTGGAGCCAGCCTAATCGCCAAAACCGCCGAGCTGGACGAGCTGGCTATCAGCATCCGCGATTGTGTTGAATCGGCGGAACGCTACGCGGGGCAGGCCGTTTGCGAGGCGGTCAGTGCGGGGCGCTTGCTCGCTCGTGCGAAACAGATAGTGCCGCGCGGCGAGTGGGTGACGTGGGTTACCGCGAACACGCCGCTGGCCGTCCGCACGGCACAGGCATATATGCGGCTGTCGTCGAAGCTGGCCTCGCTTCCTGATGAAGAAGCGCAACGCGTTGCGCTTTTGCCGATACGCGAGGCAATGAAGGCGATCACCACGGACCCGACTGCGCCGACCGCGATGCCGCCTATGTTCGTGAGTGCGAGGGAGCCGCGCGAGAGGTACGTCAGCCAGCTAAAGCAGACCATGCGGGGCATGAACGCGTTCATCACTCGCGTGAACATCGGTGAGCTGAGGCACACGGAAATCGAGAAGACCCGCCACAGCCTTACCACCGCCCTGGCTACCCTCGACATGCTGGAAGCCGAGTTCTCCGCGCTGTCTTCCGAACTGGAGCGTGCCGCATGA
- a CDS encoding helix-turn-helix domain-containing protein — protein MNPSTKLAYGIEQAADALGISRSRAYQAIATGELSTYKDGRRRMVSAKALEAYVAKKERESQGRHAA, from the coding sequence ATGAATCCCAGCACCAAACTCGCCTACGGCATCGAGCAAGCCGCCGACGCCCTGGGCATCAGCCGCAGCCGCGCCTATCAGGCCATCGCCACCGGCGAGCTGAGCACCTACAAAGACGGCCGCCGCCGCATGGTCAGTGCCAAGGCGCTGGAGGCGTATGTCGCCAAGAAGGAGCGCGAGAGCCAGGGGAGGCACGCCGCATGA
- a CDS encoding heavy metal translocating P-type ATPase has protein sequence MSGCCHTPTAGERDPVCGMRVDPASTPHRADHHGHTYYFCGARCRERFVAAPGEFLGEPPAAAGRTCCQGKTDGSPAGHAHMAKDPVCGMDVDPHTATHRAEHGGKTWYFCSSRCRERFIGNPESFIGGRAAPQADPGAIYTCPMHPEVRQVGPGDCPKCGMALEPLTPAAEADDGGEVHALARRFGWLVALTLPVLVLAMGPHLVGRSWPERWLGATGWAEALLASVVVLWGGAPFFRRGWRSLRPWSPNMYTLIALGTGVAWAYSVVAFLLPGLFPGGLRMHGRVDVYFESAAVIVALVTLGDLLELRARRRTGEALKALLGLAPKTAHRLEHGQEHDVPLEAVRVGDLLRVRPGEKVPVDGIATEGESHVDESMLTGEPMPVAKASGDRVTAGTVNQDGMLVLRAEKVGGETMLAQIVALVAQAQRSRAPLQRVADRVAAWFVPAVVAVAVLAFVAWAVAGPEPQLAHALIAAVSVLIIACPCALGLATPISIMVASGRGAQAGVLFRDAAAIEALHRVDTLVVDKTGTLTEGRPALREVVALGDLPRERLLALAAALEQASEHPLARAIVAGAAASGTAVPAVTGFRSLTGRGVRGSVEGDEVALGNARLLEELRVALDEASAQQADRLRGDGATVMFLVVGDRLAGIVAVADRIKADTLAALDLLRREGLRIVMLTGDNATTARAVAGQLHLDEVHADVSPADKAAVVERLKREGRRVAMAGDGINDAPALAAADVGIAMGSGTDVAMESAQVTLVKGELSAIARARALSQATVRNIHQNLFFAFVYNAVGVPLAAGVLYPLFGLTLSPMFAALAMSLSSVSVVTNALRLRRVHL, from the coding sequence ATGAGCGGGTGCTGCCATACGCCGACGGCGGGCGAACGGGATCCGGTCTGCGGCATGAGGGTCGATCCCGCGAGCACGCCCCATCGCGCCGATCACCACGGCCACACCTACTACTTTTGCGGCGCGCGCTGCCGCGAGCGCTTCGTGGCCGCGCCAGGCGAGTTCCTCGGCGAGCCGCCCGCCGCGGCGGGCCGGACCTGCTGTCAGGGAAAGACCGACGGATCGCCGGCTGGACACGCGCACATGGCCAAGGACCCGGTCTGCGGCATGGACGTCGACCCGCACACCGCCACGCACCGGGCCGAACATGGCGGGAAAACCTGGTATTTCTGCAGCTCGCGTTGCCGCGAGCGCTTCATCGGAAACCCGGAGTCGTTCATCGGCGGCCGTGCCGCGCCGCAGGCCGATCCCGGCGCCATCTACACCTGCCCGATGCACCCGGAGGTGCGCCAGGTCGGTCCGGGCGACTGCCCCAAGTGCGGTATGGCTCTGGAGCCCCTGACGCCCGCTGCGGAGGCCGACGATGGGGGAGAGGTCCACGCGCTGGCGCGCCGGTTCGGCTGGCTGGTCGCGTTGACCTTGCCAGTGCTGGTGCTGGCGATGGGCCCGCACCTGGTGGGTCGCTCATGGCCGGAGCGGTGGCTTGGCGCTACCGGCTGGGCCGAGGCGCTGCTGGCCAGCGTGGTGGTGCTGTGGGGCGGTGCGCCCTTCTTCCGTCGCGGCTGGCGCTCGCTCAGGCCCTGGTCGCCGAACATGTACACGCTGATCGCACTGGGCACGGGCGTGGCCTGGGCCTACAGCGTGGTCGCGTTCCTCCTGCCCGGGCTGTTCCCGGGCGGCCTGCGCATGCACGGCCGGGTGGACGTGTACTTCGAGTCGGCGGCCGTGATCGTGGCGCTGGTCACCCTGGGCGACCTGCTGGAACTGCGCGCACGCCGCCGTACCGGCGAAGCGCTCAAGGCGCTGCTCGGCCTGGCACCCAAGACCGCCCACCGCCTGGAGCATGGGCAGGAACACGATGTGCCGCTGGAAGCGGTGCGCGTGGGCGATCTGCTGCGCGTCCGTCCCGGCGAGAAGGTGCCGGTCGACGGCATCGCCACCGAGGGCGAGAGCCACGTCGACGAATCGATGCTTACCGGCGAGCCGATGCCGGTCGCCAAGGCATCCGGCGACAGGGTGACCGCGGGCACTGTCAACCAGGACGGCATGCTGGTGCTGCGTGCGGAGAAGGTGGGTGGCGAGACGATGCTGGCGCAGATCGTCGCGCTCGTCGCGCAGGCCCAGCGCAGCCGCGCGCCGTTGCAGCGCGTGGCGGACCGCGTGGCCGCATGGTTCGTGCCGGCGGTGGTCGCGGTGGCGGTGCTGGCGTTCGTCGCCTGGGCCGTGGCGGGGCCCGAGCCGCAGCTTGCGCACGCACTGATCGCCGCCGTGTCGGTGCTGATCATCGCCTGTCCCTGCGCACTGGGGCTGGCCACGCCGATCTCGATCATGGTCGCCAGCGGGCGCGGCGCGCAGGCGGGCGTGCTGTTCCGCGATGCGGCGGCGATCGAGGCCCTGCATCGGGTGGATACGCTGGTGGTGGACAAGACCGGCACGCTGACCGAGGGCCGGCCTGCCTTGCGGGAAGTCGTGGCACTGGGCGATCTGCCGCGCGAGCGTCTGCTGGCACTGGCTGCCGCGCTGGAACAGGCCAGCGAGCACCCGCTGGCGCGAGCGATCGTGGCCGGTGCCGCGGCGTCCGGGACGGCGGTCCCGGCGGTCACCGGCTTCCGTTCGCTGACTGGACGCGGCGTGCGCGGGAGCGTCGAAGGGGACGAGGTGGCGCTGGGCAACGCGCGCCTGCTGGAGGAGCTCCGGGTCGCGCTGGACGAGGCGTCGGCACAACAGGCCGATCGCCTGCGCGGCGACGGCGCCACGGTCATGTTCCTGGTGGTCGGTGACAGGCTGGCCGGCATTGTCGCCGTGGCCGACCGCATCAAGGCGGACACGCTGGCCGCACTCGACCTGCTGCGGCGCGAGGGCCTGCGCATCGTGATGCTCACCGGCGACAACGCGACCACGGCCAGGGCGGTGGCAGGCCAGCTGCATCTGGACGAGGTGCATGCCGATGTCTCGCCGGCGGACAAGGCCGCGGTGGTCGAGCGGCTCAAGCGCGAGGGGCGACGCGTGGCGATGGCCGGCGACGGCATCAACGACGCGCCGGCTCTGGCCGCGGCGGACGTGGGGATCGCCATGGGCAGCGGCACCGACGTGGCGATGGAGAGTGCGCAGGTGACGCTGGTCAAGGGCGAGCTTTCGGCGATCGCACGGGCGCGGGCGCTGTCGCAGGCGACGGTGCGCAATATCCATCAGAACCTGTTCTTCGCGTTCGTCTACAACGCGGTGGGAGTGCCGCTGGCGGCCGGTGTCCTGTACCCGCTGTTCGGCCTGACCCTGTCGCCGATGTTCGCGGCGCTGGCGATGAGCCTGTCGTCGGTGTCGGTAGTGACGAACGCGCTGCGGTTGCGGAGGGTGCATCTGTGA
- a CDS encoding CvpA family protein — protein sequence MNWIDFSILAVLALSVLVGLWRGLVSEVLSLAAWIAAFWVAWTFGPVVAAHFEHTISLPAARILLGYGLCFAVVLIVGALLRFVARRILSGIGLGGLDRLLGMLFGFARGVLLVTLVVFLAGFTALTREAGWQRSLLLPQFTGAATWLGDRVPESVRRYLHPPVQLPKLPPATLPVLPGGSPAPAQSVLSAVRTAALS from the coding sequence ATGAACTGGATCGACTTCAGCATCCTCGCCGTGCTGGCCCTGTCCGTGCTGGTCGGGCTGTGGCGCGGGCTGGTCTCGGAGGTGTTGTCACTGGCCGCCTGGATCGCCGCGTTCTGGGTCGCCTGGACGTTCGGGCCGGTGGTCGCGGCGCATTTCGAGCACACCATCTCGCTGCCGGCGGCACGGATCCTGCTCGGCTACGGATTGTGCTTCGCGGTGGTGCTGATCGTCGGCGCGTTGCTGCGATTCGTCGCACGGCGGATCCTGTCGGGCATCGGACTGGGCGGGCTGGACCGGTTGCTGGGCATGCTGTTCGGTTTCGCACGGGGCGTGCTGCTGGTGACATTGGTGGTGTTCCTGGCCGGCTTCACCGCGCTCACCCGCGAGGCGGGCTGGCAGCGCTCGCTGCTGCTGCCGCAGTTCACCGGCGCGGCCACCTGGCTGGGTGACCGGGTGCCGGAGAGCGTGCGTCGCTACCTGCATCCCCCGGTGCAGCTGCCAAAGCTTCCGCCGGCCACGTTGCCGGTACTTCCGGGCGGTTCACCCGCGCCGGCGCAATCTGTCCTTTCGGCCGTGCGAACGGCCGCGCTTTCCTGA
- a CDS encoding SPOR domain-containing protein, producing the protein MKTRLLGAFVLIALAVLFVPMFFSSTPPTAAGDQTVSLAIPPAPDRDLQTRTMSLDPDVPASSGTAAPVIPAPARSSAPASSDRLATVDIASRRPHDVELEPDAATPAQTPQPESTPKPAPAAPTPTEKPADEAPTASAPADTAGTAGTAARGNYTLNLSAYSSEGAQRLIGKVRALGYPVSGAPIHQGDRTLTLVTAGPFQTRTAAEAARLKITQTIPGAPAHLESGASDQHGDVAAKPAATPARAGGYAVQVAAMGSQADANALRDKLRAAGFDGFTDSVSSGGRTLWRVRAGPQIQRADAERVRDQIKARLGMAGNVVSVP; encoded by the coding sequence TTGAAAACTCGCCTGCTGGGTGCCTTCGTCCTGATCGCGTTGGCGGTGCTGTTCGTGCCGATGTTCTTCTCCAGCACGCCACCGACGGCCGCAGGCGACCAGACCGTGAGCCTGGCGATCCCGCCGGCACCCGACCGTGACCTGCAAACGCGCACGATGAGCCTGGACCCCGACGTCCCGGCCAGCAGCGGCACCGCTGCGCCGGTGATCCCGGCGCCGGCCCGGTCGAGCGCACCGGCGTCGTCGGACCGCCTGGCCACCGTCGACATCGCCTCGCGCCGGCCGCACGACGTGGAGCTGGAACCGGATGCGGCCACGCCCGCGCAGACGCCGCAGCCGGAATCCACCCCCAAGCCCGCCCCCGCGGCGCCGACGCCGACGGAGAAGCCCGCCGACGAAGCGCCGACCGCCAGCGCGCCGGCCGACACCGCCGGTACCGCCGGTACCGCCGCACGCGGCAACTACACGCTCAATCTCAGCGCCTACTCCAGCGAGGGCGCGCAGCGGCTGATCGGCAAGGTGCGCGCGCTGGGCTACCCGGTCAGCGGTGCGCCCATCCACCAGGGCGACCGGACGCTGACCCTGGTGACGGCCGGACCGTTCCAGACGCGTACGGCCGCCGAAGCCGCGCGCCTGAAGATCACCCAGACCATCCCCGGCGCGCCGGCACACCTTGAAAGTGGCGCCAGCGACCAACATGGTGACGTCGCCGCCAAGCCCGCTGCGACACCGGCGCGCGCGGGCGGCTACGCAGTGCAGGTGGCGGCAATGGGCAGCCAGGCCGATGCCAACGCGTTGCGCGACAAGCTGCGCGCGGCCGGCTTCGATGGCTTCACCGACTCGGTCAGCAGCGGGGGGCGTACCCTGTGGCGCGTGCGCGCCGGGCCGCAGATCCAGCGTGCGGATGCCGAGCGCGTGCGCGACCAGATCAAGGCCCGGCTCGGGATGGCCGGCAACGTGGTGAGCGTGCCGTAA
- a CDS encoding ferritin-like domain-containing protein, translating into MTDLHAAAKACLAAADPAEKLRLTHAAWQALQAGELHPDPTAAAPGSIGVPGHPPLPRLVPQRQVPHRGLGTPEGRAALVHAIAHIEFNAINLAWDAVYRFRGFPDDYYRDWASCANDEARHFAMLDRRLAELGHAYGDFDAHNGLWEMAEKTAHSDLARMALVPRVLEARGLDVTPGMIERLRGVGDERTIAILEVILGEEVAHVAAGTRWFRWCCERDGLEPRATFVQLLHDHMGGNLRGPFNRDARLAAGFDSEEMDQLAALAVSL; encoded by the coding sequence ATGACTGATCTCCACGCCGCGGCCAAGGCCTGCCTTGCCGCCGCCGATCCGGCCGAAAAGCTCCGCCTCACCCACGCTGCCTGGCAGGCACTGCAGGCTGGCGAACTGCATCCGGATCCCACCGCCGCCGCGCCCGGGTCCATCGGCGTCCCGGGCCATCCCCCGCTTCCACGACTGGTGCCGCAACGCCAGGTACCTCATCGCGGCCTGGGGACGCCCGAGGGCCGGGCGGCGCTGGTGCATGCCATCGCGCACATCGAGTTCAACGCGATCAACCTGGCGTGGGATGCTGTCTACCGTTTTCGCGGGTTCCCCGACGACTACTACCGCGACTGGGCCAGTTGCGCCAACGACGAGGCGCGCCACTTCGCCATGCTCGACCGACGACTGGCCGAACTGGGCCACGCCTACGGCGACTTCGACGCCCACAACGGCCTGTGGGAGATGGCCGAAAAGACCGCCCACAGCGACCTTGCCCGGATGGCGCTGGTGCCGCGCGTGCTGGAAGCCCGCGGGCTGGACGTGACGCCGGGCATGATCGAACGTCTGCGCGGCGTCGGCGACGAACGGACCATCGCCATCCTCGAGGTCATCCTGGGCGAGGAAGTCGCCCACGTCGCGGCAGGCACGCGCTGGTTCCGCTGGTGTTGCGAGCGCGACGGGCTGGAGCCGCGCGCGACGTTCGTGCAACTGCTTCACGACCATATGGGCGGCAACCTGCGCGGGCCGTTCAATCGTGACGCACGACTGGCGGCAGGTTTCGACAGCGAGGAGATGGACCAGTTGGCTGCGCTGGCCGTCTCCCTTTAG
- a CDS encoding heavy metal-responsive transcriptional regulator has protein sequence MNAQPTLTIGAVAKRAGVAIDTIRYYEREGLLPEPTRRPSGYRSYGEGTVAQLRFIRRAKTLGFTLEEIRELLALSADRQRGVKAVRQRAQSRLIEIEARIAELERVRAGLAQLVEACPGHGAPEACPILRALSGEERR, from the coding sequence ATGAACGCACAACCTACCCTCACCATCGGTGCCGTCGCCAAGCGCGCCGGCGTGGCCATCGACACCATCCGCTACTACGAGCGTGAAGGGCTGCTGCCCGAGCCGACGCGCCGACCCTCCGGCTACCGCAGCTACGGCGAAGGCACCGTGGCCCAGCTGCGCTTCATCCGGCGCGCCAAGACGCTGGGCTTCACCCTGGAGGAAATCCGCGAGCTGCTTGCCCTGTCGGCCGACCGCCAGCGCGGGGTGAAGGCGGTCAGGCAGCGCGCGCAAAGCCGCCTGATCGAGATCGAGGCGCGCATCGCCGAACTGGAACGCGTGCGTGCCGGACTGGCCCAGCTGGTCGAGGCATGTCCGGGACACGGCGCGCCCGAGGCGTGCCCGATCCTGCGGGCCCTGAGCGGGGAGGAGCGGCGATGA
- the purF gene encoding amidophosphoribosyltransferase, producing MCGIIGIVGTTEVASALYDGLTVLQHRGQDAAGIVTVDGAHLRLHKGNGLVRDVFGEDSMSRLRGSIGIGHCRYPTAGSDNADEAQPFYVNSPYGIAFAHNGNLVNTEALRREMFQDDRRHINTDSDSEVLLNVLAHELQIQDRMALTPDQIFKAVAGVHARARGGYACLALIQGYGLLAFRDPHGIRPLVLGERVTAEGREYAVASESVAFDVLGFKRVRDVAPGEAVYITVDGQLHARRCAEGAMHAPCIFEYVYLARPDSMIEDVSVYKARLRMGEKLAQKILRECPDHGIDAVIPIPDTARTAASSLANALGVPFREGFVKNRYVGRTFIMPGQGDRVKSVRRKLNAIDLEFRNKTVLLVDDSIVRGTTSRQIIQMARDAGAKRVYFASAAPPVRYPNVYGIDMPSASELVAAGKSEKEIEQLLGADWLIYQDLADLIWAVQDGNEELRQFDTSCFSGEYVTGLDHDYLQQIEMLRSDDAKAARRSA from the coding sequence ATGTGCGGAATCATCGGCATCGTCGGTACCACCGAAGTGGCATCGGCGCTTTATGACGGACTCACGGTGCTGCAACACCGGGGCCAGGACGCGGCCGGCATCGTCACGGTCGATGGCGCGCACCTGCGCCTGCACAAGGGCAACGGCCTGGTGCGCGACGTGTTCGGCGAGGACTCGATGAGCCGCCTGCGGGGCAGCATCGGCATCGGCCACTGTCGCTACCCGACGGCCGGTTCGGACAATGCCGACGAAGCGCAGCCGTTCTACGTCAATTCGCCGTACGGCATCGCGTTCGCGCACAACGGCAACCTGGTGAACACCGAAGCGCTGCGGCGCGAGATGTTCCAGGACGATCGCCGGCACATCAACACCGATTCGGATTCGGAAGTGCTGCTCAACGTGCTCGCGCATGAGCTGCAGATCCAGGACCGCATGGCGCTGACGCCCGACCAGATCTTCAAGGCGGTGGCCGGCGTGCACGCCCGTGCCCGCGGTGGCTACGCCTGCCTGGCGCTGATCCAGGGCTACGGCCTGCTGGCCTTCCGCGACCCGCATGGCATCCGCCCGCTGGTGCTGGGCGAGCGCGTGACCGCGGAAGGGCGCGAGTATGCGGTGGCGTCCGAATCGGTCGCGTTCGACGTTCTCGGCTTCAAGCGCGTGCGCGACGTGGCACCGGGCGAGGCGGTCTACATCACCGTGGACGGCCAGCTGCACGCGCGCCGCTGCGCCGAGGGCGCGATGCACGCGCCATGCATCTTCGAGTACGTCTACCTGGCCCGCCCGGATTCGATGATCGAGGACGTCTCGGTCTACAAGGCGCGCCTGCGCATGGGCGAGAAGCTGGCGCAGAAGATCCTGCGCGAGTGCCCGGACCACGGCATCGATGCGGTGATCCCTATTCCCGACACCGCGCGCACCGCCGCCAGTTCGCTGGCCAACGCGCTGGGCGTGCCGTTCCGCGAGGGTTTCGTCAAGAACCGCTACGTGGGCCGGACCTTCATCATGCCGGGGCAGGGCGACCGCGTGAAATCGGTGCGCCGCAAGTTGAACGCGATCGACCTGGAGTTCCGCAACAAGACCGTGTTGCTGGTCGACGACTCGATCGTGCGCGGCACCACGTCGAGGCAGATCATCCAGATGGCCCGCGATGCCGGTGCGAAGAGGGTTTACTTCGCCTCGGCCGCGCCGCCGGTGCGTTATCCAAACGTTTACGGCATCGACATGCCCTCGGCCAGCGAGCTGGTCGCCGCCGGCAAGTCCGAGAAGGAAATCGAACAGTTGCTGGGCGCCGACTGGCTGATCTACCAGGACCTCGCCGACCTGATCTGGGCGGTGCAGGACGGCAACGAGGAGCTCAGGCAGTTCGACACGTCCTGCTTCTCCGGCGAGTACGTCACCGGTCTTGACCACGACTACCTGCAGCAGATCGAGATGCTGCGCTCCGATGACGCCAAGGCCGCCCGCCGCAGCGCCTAG
- the folC gene encoding bifunctional tetrahydrofolate synthase/dihydrofolate synthase, translating to MPRTLAEWLSYQEGVNPRSIELGLERVRDVWQRMGAPRPARRVITVGGTNGKGSTVALLEAMLRAAGRRVGCYTSPHLLRYNERVRIDGHDASDEALIASFERIEAARGSGAGAVPLTYFEYGTLAALDLFARADLDVAVLEVGLGGRLDAVNIIDADAVVITTIDMDHMDWLGNDRDSIGREKAGIARRGRPAIVGELDPPAGLLDALAASGARIQRAGQDFRVERHAQGWRWQHRDGTAFELPDPALAAPVQYANAAAAIAVLHALDAEGKLAAPIALGQAATDGLEAVRVPARLQSLGGDPAVVVDVGHNPQAARALADWLRLRRFRRVQAVYGALADKDVAGVLAALGPQVDRWHLAGLDRESPRGLPVGALAEALHQTLPEAGFDAHASVSDALAEARAQAQPGECILAFGSFFVASAVLAEPGG from the coding sequence ATGCCCCGCACGCTCGCCGAATGGCTGTCCTACCAGGAAGGCGTCAACCCGCGCAGTATCGAGCTCGGCCTGGAGCGCGTGCGCGACGTGTGGCAGCGGATGGGTGCTCCGCGCCCGGCGCGGCGCGTGATCACCGTGGGCGGCACCAACGGCAAGGGCTCCACCGTGGCCCTGCTGGAAGCCATGCTGCGGGCGGCCGGCCGTCGCGTGGGCTGCTACACCTCCCCGCACCTGCTGCGCTACAACGAGCGCGTGCGTATCGATGGCCACGATGCGTCTGACGAAGCGCTGATCGCCTCCTTCGAGCGCATCGAGGCCGCCCGCGGCAGCGGCGCCGGCGCGGTCCCGCTGACCTATTTCGAGTACGGCACGCTGGCGGCGCTCGACCTGTTCGCGCGCGCCGATCTCGACGTGGCCGTGCTCGAGGTCGGGCTCGGTGGCCGGCTGGACGCGGTCAACATCATCGACGCCGATGCGGTGGTGATCACCACCATCGACATGGACCACATGGACTGGCTCGGCAACGATCGCGACAGCATCGGACGCGAGAAGGCGGGCATCGCGCGGCGGGGACGGCCGGCGATCGTCGGCGAGCTGGATCCGCCCGCCGGGCTGCTCGACGCGTTGGCCGCCAGCGGTGCGCGGATACAGCGGGCGGGGCAGGATTTCCGCGTGGAGCGACATGCGCAGGGTTGGCGCTGGCAGCATCGCGACGGTACCGCGTTCGAGCTTCCCGATCCGGCGCTGGCGGCTCCCGTGCAGTACGCCAACGCCGCGGCCGCCATCGCGGTGCTGCACGCGCTCGACGCCGAAGGCAAGCTGGCTGCGCCGATCGCGCTGGGCCAGGCGGCGACCGACGGGCTCGAGGCCGTGCGGGTACCGGCACGCCTGCAATCGCTGGGCGGCGATCCGGCAGTCGTGGTCGATGTCGGGCACAACCCGCAGGCGGCGCGGGCGCTGGCCGACTGGTTGCGCCTTCGCCGGTTCAGGCGCGTGCAGGCGGTCTACGGTGCCCTCGCGGACAAGGACGTGGCCGGTGTACTGGCCGCGCTGGGGCCGCAGGTGGATCGCTGGCACCTGGCCGGCCTGGACCGGGAGTCGCCCCGCGGCCTGCCCGTCGGCGCGCTGGCCGAGGCGTTGCACCAGACCCTGCCGGAGGCAGGGTTCGACGCACATGCCAGCGTCTCCGACGCGCTGGCCGAAGCACGCGCGCAGGCGCAGCCGGGCGAATGCATCCTGGCGTTCGGTTCGTTCTTCGTCGCGAGTGCAGTGCTGGCTGAACCGGGTGGCTGA
- a CDS encoding site-specific integrase, which translates to MKEKLIERTVRTAKPEAKPYEIRDTDLKGLLLRVQPSGAKSFIVEWKRGQRRTLGRYPVMTLEGARRAARAALVEADTHGAPLATINKRATKPGTFGEFMREHYAPHVEATAKAGKFTTALIEKHFGYLYDEPLTAITRAEFDRFKAKRLKAGTNPATVNRDLDRIKAALSKAVEWELLEANPLLGVKRIKREIEERVRYLSPEEEKALRATLELREARFRQRRLSGIAWRKERGREPLKPITGYADHIMPMTLLALNTGMRRGEITQLTWADVDLKAKRVTVRAGYAKSGKARHIPLNSEAVAVLKQWKKQQPVGRLFNLICTAKAWGRLMEKAKLDDFRFHDLRHTFASKLVMAGVDLNTVRELLGHGDIKMTLRYAHLAPEHKAAAVEMLVR; encoded by the coding sequence GTGAAGGAAAAACTGATCGAGCGAACGGTTCGGACGGCCAAGCCCGAAGCCAAGCCCTACGAGATACGCGACACGGACCTAAAGGGCCTGCTACTGCGCGTGCAGCCATCCGGGGCCAAGTCGTTCATCGTGGAGTGGAAGCGCGGGCAGCGGCGCACGCTGGGGCGCTATCCGGTCATGACGCTGGAGGGCGCACGGCGAGCCGCACGGGCCGCCCTGGTGGAAGCAGACACGCACGGGGCACCGCTGGCGACCATCAACAAGCGTGCCACCAAACCGGGCACCTTTGGCGAGTTCATGCGCGAGCACTACGCGCCGCACGTCGAGGCGACCGCGAAGGCGGGCAAGTTCACCACCGCGCTGATTGAAAAACACTTCGGCTACCTGTACGACGAACCCCTGACGGCGATCACGCGCGCGGAGTTCGACCGGTTCAAGGCCAAGAGGCTGAAGGCGGGCACCAACCCAGCCACCGTCAACCGCGACCTGGACCGCATCAAGGCGGCACTATCCAAGGCCGTGGAGTGGGAGCTGCTGGAGGCTAACCCGCTGCTGGGCGTGAAGCGCATCAAGCGCGAGATTGAGGAACGGGTGCGCTACCTGTCCCCCGAGGAAGAAAAGGCGCTCAGAGCCACGCTGGAGCTGCGAGAGGCGCGTTTCAGGCAGCGCCGGCTATCGGGCATTGCCTGGCGCAAGGAACGTGGCAGGGAGCCGCTGAAGCCGATCACCGGCTATGCCGACCACATCATGCCCATGACGCTGCTGGCGCTGAACACTGGCATGCGCCGGGGCGAGATCACGCAATTGACGTGGGCAGACGTTGACCTGAAGGCCAAGCGCGTCACCGTGCGGGCCGGCTATGCCAAGAGCGGCAAGGCCCGACACATCCCGCTCAACAGTGAGGCGGTGGCGGTGCTGAAGCAGTGGAAGAAGCAGCAACCGGTCGGGCGCCTGTTCAACCTGATCTGCACGGCCAAGGCGTGGGGCCGGCTCATGGAGAAAGCCAAGCTGGACGACTTCCGGTTCCACGACCTGCGGCACACGTTCGCGTCGAAGCTGGTCATGGCGGGCGTGGACTTGAACACCGTGCGCGAGCTGCTGGGCCACGGCGACATCAAGATGACCCTGCGCTATGCGCACCTTGCCCCGGAGCACAAGGCGGCGGCGGTGGAGATGCTGGTGCGCTAG